The proteins below come from a single Chryseobacterium nepalense genomic window:
- a CDS encoding aminopeptidase, translated as MRNICIGLFLFLGVVEVSAQKDSIYIEAKLSSDKKLLHVNQELVYYNNSKAALNTVKLLNWVSAYNKRGTSLVYRKLEDRNTDLHFAEKKELGKLLNLKIQDSDQEIPMTAISEENIFLPLKKVLQPGEQVKLKLQYEIQLPDKKFTGYGTSDKNVALKYFFIVPDRFDPDNISKRDYHDIEESVSFNTYWKINFDLPVNYFIESNLQQFQMNSFMGYLDSDPEFLISQNEYPSIIINNDDIRTEIKFGYNLTPEEKQNLEFYLPLHLKFIKDRTGTVPQRIFISDKFRAKEDFFGNNDITFWKFRFQLFNDAQKTDLDYFGIVAKKVLEESIITDKQDDHWFKNGLKSYLEIQYLKKFYGDTKLLGSLPETKIFGIKPLKLFYASDVKLIERYGLTYQYIMSQNLDQKIDEKYTVLSNFNDMAISSFETGTLFNYSADKMGYENFDSLVQKFISKNTDKQVNPDDFIKELAEQDKRTAYLSDFLQHKNRVNFKLKRFRKEGDSLHIKINKNTPANIPVKLQTESKDGDTKEYWVETEENEKTKTFSIPAENVNKITLNDDYIFPEANYRDNFLYAKGFFSNMRKIKLKFIKDIPNPEFNEIYISPRVRFSNTYDKFLIGFNFKNQSFFDQKFLYSFTPTYSTGTGKLTGSGAVNYSFLPAESIFRSITFGVSGSYFHYDYDLAYSKGSVYSNFNFRKNPRSTVSRSVGISYNYFERDLSPLMIANNDYDKYNLWSVGYGYNDSQSIHEKSLGINTQWMEDFHKVTAEGFYRWEFAPRQKLSVRLFAGYFIKNNTRNNTFNYGISRVSDYSFSYNLLGQSATGGILSQQYILADGGFKSFIPGTVNKWITSVNVDTSVWKIFHIYADAGVYDNKNQSAKFIWDSGVKVRVIPDFLEIYFPIQSSLGFEPGFKDYGKRIRYTLILNLSSIINAARRGWY; from the coding sequence TTGAGAAATATTTGCATTGGCCTTTTTTTGTTTTTGGGTGTTGTAGAGGTATCTGCACAGAAAGACAGTATTTATATTGAAGCAAAACTGTCTTCAGACAAAAAACTGCTGCATGTAAATCAGGAGCTGGTCTATTATAACAATTCTAAAGCAGCTCTGAATACAGTGAAACTTTTGAACTGGGTATCCGCGTACAATAAAAGAGGAACATCACTGGTTTACCGTAAGCTGGAAGACCGCAATACTGATCTTCACTTTGCTGAAAAAAAAGAGCTCGGAAAATTACTCAATTTGAAAATTCAGGATTCCGACCAGGAAATTCCAATGACTGCTATTTCGGAGGAAAATATTTTTTTACCCCTGAAAAAAGTGCTGCAGCCCGGCGAACAGGTAAAATTAAAACTGCAATATGAAATTCAGCTTCCCGACAAAAAATTTACGGGATACGGAACTTCAGATAAAAATGTAGCATTAAAATATTTCTTTATTGTCCCGGATCGTTTTGATCCGGACAATATTTCTAAAAGGGATTATCATGATATCGAAGAATCCGTAAGTTTCAATACGTACTGGAAGATTAATTTTGATCTGCCTGTTAATTATTTTATCGAAAGTAATCTTCAGCAGTTTCAGATGAATTCTTTCATGGGGTATCTTGACTCCGATCCAGAATTTCTCATTTCACAGAATGAATATCCATCAATCATCATCAACAATGATGATATCAGAACTGAAATAAAATTCGGATATAATTTAACACCGGAAGAAAAACAAAATCTGGAGTTTTATCTGCCGCTTCACCTGAAATTTATCAAAGACAGAACGGGAACTGTTCCTCAAAGAATTTTTATCTCAGATAAATTCAGGGCTAAAGAAGATTTTTTCGGAAATAATGATATTACATTCTGGAAGTTCAGATTTCAGCTTTTTAATGATGCTCAGAAGACCGATCTAGATTATTTCGGGATTGTGGCTAAAAAAGTATTGGAGGAAAGCATTATTACCGATAAACAGGATGATCACTGGTTTAAAAACGGATTGAAATCTTACCTTGAAATTCAATACCTCAAGAAATTCTATGGTGACACCAAACTCCTTGGCAGCTTACCGGAAACCAAAATTTTCGGGATCAAACCATTAAAGCTGTTTTATGCTTCGGATGTAAAGCTTATTGAACGGTACGGACTAACCTACCAATACATCATGTCCCAGAATCTTGATCAGAAAATTGATGAGAAATACACGGTCCTGAGCAACTTTAATGATATGGCCATCAGCAGTTTTGAAACCGGGACCTTATTCAATTATTCGGCGGATAAAATGGGCTATGAGAATTTTGACAGTCTTGTTCAGAAATTTATTTCAAAGAATACGGACAAACAGGTTAATCCAGATGATTTTATAAAAGAATTAGCGGAGCAGGATAAGAGAACAGCTTATCTGTCCGACTTTTTACAACACAAAAACAGGGTAAATTTTAAGCTTAAAAGGTTTCGGAAAGAGGGAGATTCTCTTCATATAAAAATTAATAAAAATACCCCCGCCAATATTCCGGTAAAACTGCAGACAGAATCTAAAGATGGCGATACAAAAGAATATTGGGTAGAAACGGAAGAAAATGAAAAAACAAAAACATTTTCTATTCCTGCCGAAAATGTCAACAAAATTACCCTGAATGATGATTACATTTTCCCGGAAGCCAATTACAGGGATAATTTTCTGTATGCGAAAGGATTTTTTTCCAACATGAGAAAAATCAAACTGAAATTTATCAAAGATATCCCGAATCCTGAATTCAATGAAATCTATATCAGCCCGAGGGTTCGTTTCAGCAATACATATGATAAATTCCTGATCGGGTTCAACTTTAAGAATCAGTCTTTTTTTGATCAGAAATTTTTATATTCTTTTACTCCGACCTACAGTACGGGAACAGGTAAACTTACCGGATCCGGAGCTGTTAACTATTCTTTTCTGCCGGCAGAAAGTATTTTCAGAAGCATTACTTTCGGAGTTTCAGGATCTTATTTCCATTATGATTACGATCTGGCTTACAGCAAAGGTTCCGTTTATTCAAATTTTAACTTCAGAAAAAATCCAAGAAGTACCGTAAGCAGAAGCGTGGGAATTTCTTACAACTATTTTGAGAGAGATCTCAGCCCTCTGATGATTGCCAATAATGATTATGATAAATACAATCTTTGGAGCGTAGGTTACGGATACAATGACAGCCAGAGCATTCATGAGAAAAGCCTCGGAATCAACACCCAATGGATGGAAGATTTCCACAAAGTAACCGCAGAAGGCTTTTACCGCTGGGAATTTGCTCCGAGACAAAAACTAAGTGTCCGACTTTTTGCAGGATATTTTATTAAAAACAATACAAGAAATAATACTTTCAACTACGGAATTTCCAGAGTTTCCGATTACTCTTTCTCCTATAATCTGTTGGGGCAAAGCGCAACCGGAGGTATCCTTTCACAACAATACATTCTGGCTGATGGAGGTTTCAAATCTTTCATTCCGGGAACCGTCAACAAATGGATTACCTCTGTAAATGTAGATACCAGTGTCTGGAAAATTTTCCACATTTATGCGGATGCAGGTGTATATGACAATAAAAACCAATCTGCCAAGTTCATTTGGGACAGCGGTGTAAAGGTGCGTGTCATTCCGGATTTTCTTGAAATCTATTTTCCGATACAGTCGTCATTAGGCTTTGAACCGGGATTCAAGGATTATGGGAAGCGCATACGATATACTTTAATTCTTAATCTGAGTTCTATTATCAATGCAGCCAGACGAGGTTGGTATTAA
- a CDS encoding lamin tail domain-containing protein translates to MKKAFTFIGLVSMTAFSNAQIVINEVYTGGGLLGATLTNDFIELKNIGNSTATLTGATIQYGSATGAFTQYHTLPTITLPPGQTYLIQEGGDGGGLINLINPNLVVNVVLNFDGSGPIVGAGLGIGLTSGKVALASNATQVTGPTASNVLDFVGYGTANQYEGAGAAPSPTILNSITRVSGDTNNNNVDFTIGLPTPQGGTLAVNDISANAVRPNFIKNTFVKNNEIIFGTDVKDVKVYNMMGQVVKTASVKENGSLNVDELQKGSYIVTGIVNNEPVSQKILKD, encoded by the coding sequence ATGAAAAAAGCATTTACTTTTATCGGGCTTGTCTCGATGACGGCATTTTCTAATGCACAGATTGTAATTAATGAAGTTTATACTGGAGGAGGCCTTTTAGGGGCAACTTTAACAAATGACTTCATAGAGTTGAAAAACATCGGGAATTCAACAGCAACCTTAACGGGTGCAACCATTCAGTATGGTTCCGCTACAGGAGCATTTACACAATATCACACATTACCTACCATCACCTTACCACCGGGACAAACCTATCTCATCCAGGAAGGCGGTGACGGCGGCGGATTGATCAATCTTATCAACCCGAATCTTGTGGTTAATGTTGTATTGAACTTCGACGGATCTGGTCCGATTGTAGGTGCAGGGCTAGGGATAGGGCTCACCTCCGGAAAAGTAGCGCTGGCAAGTAATGCCACACAGGTAACAGGTCCTACAGCTTCCAATGTTTTAGATTTTGTAGGATATGGAACAGCTAATCAGTATGAAGGAGCAGGAGCAGCACCATCGCCAACCATTCTGAATTCCATTACCAGAGTTTCAGGTGATACCAACAACAATAATGTGGATTTCACCATAGGATTGCCTACTCCACAGGGGGGAACTTTAGCGGTTAATGATATTTCTGCTAACGCTGTACGTCCTAATTTCATCAAAAATACTTTTGTAAAAAACAATGAAATTATTTTTGGTACGGATGTGAAAGATGTAAAAGTATACAATATGATGGGACAAGTCGTAAAAACAGCTTCTGTTAAAGAAAATGGATCATTAAATGTTGATGAGCTGCAAAAAGGAAGTTATATTGTAACAGGTATTGTTAACAACGAACCGGTTTCGCAAAAAATCCTGAAAGATTAA
- a CDS encoding lamin tail domain-containing protein — protein sequence MKKIFTILSIVSVSAFANAQIVINEIYGAGGGSNSAILYKYDFVELKNIGSTSVTLTGAYLQYASAAGTFNGGNSNHALPTITLAPGQTYLLQEGSAGTAGTDLPTPDAVGTINLSGTAGKLALTTDSTAPTSATSSNVIDFLGYGSTASYYEGSAAAPAPSNTTSIARTSGDTNNNGADFTAGTPTPQNSNSGSLAVADLSKTKGNFIKNTFVKNEEITFGAQANDVKVYNMYGQVVKTASVKANESLSVAELQKGNYIVTGTVNNQPVSQKILKD from the coding sequence ATGAAAAAAATCTTTACAATTTTGAGTATAGTTTCTGTATCTGCTTTTGCAAATGCACAAATTGTAATTAATGAAATTTATGGAGCAGGTGGTGGAAGCAATTCTGCTATTTTGTACAAGTATGATTTTGTAGAATTAAAAAATATCGGATCTACCTCTGTAACTTTAACGGGTGCGTATTTGCAGTATGCTTCTGCGGCCGGTACTTTCAACGGTGGAAATAGTAATCATGCATTACCTACTATAACATTAGCTCCGGGCCAAACGTATCTTCTTCAGGAAGGAAGTGCAGGGACGGCGGGAACTGATTTGCCGACACCGGATGCAGTAGGAACTATTAATTTATCAGGAACAGCAGGTAAACTTGCTTTAACGACTGATAGCACAGCGCCTACATCTGCAACAAGCTCTAATGTAATTGATTTTTTAGGTTACGGTTCTACCGCTAGTTATTATGAAGGATCTGCTGCTGCGCCAGCACCGTCTAATACAACTTCTATTGCAAGAACTTCAGGGGATACCAATAATAATGGTGCTGATTTTACTGCGGGTACGCCTACTCCTCAAAATTCAAACTCAGGTAGTTTAGCTGTTGCTGATTTATCTAAAACCAAAGGAAACTTCATTAAAAATACTTTTGTGAAAAATGAAGAAATTACATTTGGTGCTCAGGCAAATGATGTAAAAGTTTATAATATGTATGGACAGGTTGTAAAAACAGCATCTGTAAAGGCAAACGAGTCTTTAAGCGTTGCTGAATTACAAAAAGGAAATTATATTGTAACAGGTACGGTAAATAATCAGCCGGTTTCTCAAAAGATTCTGAAAGACTAA
- the dusB gene encoding tRNA dihydrouridine synthase DusB, which translates to MIKIGNIELPEFPLLLAPMEDVSDPPFRRLCKMHGADLMYSEFISSEGLIRDAIKSRKKLDIFDYERPVGIQIFGGDEEAMAMSARIVETVNPDLVDINFGCPVKKVVCKGAGAGVLKDIDLMVRLTKAVVSSTSLPVTVKTRLGWDSTSINIDEVAERLQETGIKALTIHARTRAQMYKGEADWEHISRIKQNPNIEIPIFGNGDIDSPEKALEYKQKYACDGIMIGRAAIGYPWIFNEIKHFFKTGEHLPAPTIEDRLLAVRQHAEWSAEWKGERLGLVEMRQHYSNYFRGVPHFKDFRKKFLEVFTLEEMDALIKETQEFYTEYLAQQA; encoded by the coding sequence ATGATTAAAATTGGCAACATAGAACTGCCGGAATTTCCGCTTTTACTGGCACCAATGGAGGATGTGAGCGACCCGCCTTTCAGGAGGTTATGCAAAATGCATGGTGCAGATTTGATGTACTCTGAATTCATTTCTTCAGAAGGGTTAATTCGCGATGCAATTAAAAGCCGGAAAAAACTGGATATTTTCGACTATGAGCGACCTGTGGGAATCCAGATTTTTGGCGGTGATGAAGAAGCAATGGCCATGTCAGCAAGAATTGTAGAAACGGTAAATCCTGATCTTGTTGACATTAATTTCGGATGTCCTGTAAAAAAAGTTGTCTGCAAGGGTGCGGGCGCTGGAGTTTTAAAAGATATTGATTTAATGGTTCGTCTTACAAAAGCTGTGGTAAGTTCCACCAGTTTACCGGTAACCGTTAAAACCCGTTTAGGCTGGGACAGCACTTCCATCAACATCGATGAAGTAGCGGAACGTCTTCAGGAAACAGGCATCAAAGCATTAACAATCCACGCAAGAACACGTGCACAGATGTACAAAGGCGAAGCAGACTGGGAACATATTTCCAGAATCAAACAAAATCCTAATATTGAGATTCCAATCTTTGGAAACGGTGATATCGACTCACCTGAAAAAGCCTTAGAATACAAACAAAAATATGCATGCGACGGTATTATGATCGGAAGAGCTGCTATCGGTTATCCTTGGATTTTTAACGAAATTAAACATTTCTTTAAGACAGGAGAACATCTTCCGGCCCCAACTATTGAAGACCGTTTACTGGCAGTTCGCCAGCATGCGGAATGGAGCGCAGAATGGAAAGGCGAAAGACTGGGGCTGGTGGAAATGAGACAGCATTACAGCAATTATTTCCGCGGCGTTCCTCATTTTAAAGATTTCAGGAAGAAATTTTTAGAAGTATTCACTTTGGAGGAAATGGATGCGCTAATCAAGGAAACCCAGGAATTTTATACTGAATATTTAGCCCAACAGGCATAA
- the deoC gene encoding deoxyribose-phosphate aldolase, protein MMNIAQYLDSTYLKTPAQSGLSEEETLQKDKDLAQEAIDNGIFAVMIRPDYVSEIKKYILERNSDVVVGTVIGFHEGTYSVDEKLAEAEKAIADGADELDFVINYNAYLKGDLDLVKDEFVKCTQLCLEHHKAAKWIIEIAALTDKQIADLTRNISIWAEERFSENDWSKIFVKSSTGFYETQDGKPNGATFEGIKIMLENAGKLPVKAAGGVRTPQDAEKMISMGVQRIGTSSALALIKNHSVSEGY, encoded by the coding sequence ATCATGAACATTGCACAATATTTGGATTCAACCTACCTGAAAACTCCTGCGCAGTCAGGGCTTTCGGAAGAAGAAACATTACAGAAAGATAAAGATCTGGCACAGGAGGCTATTGATAACGGAATTTTCGCCGTAATGATCCGTCCGGATTATGTTTCGGAAATCAAAAAGTATATTCTTGAAAGGAATTCAGATGTTGTGGTGGGAACAGTTATCGGTTTTCATGAAGGAACATATTCTGTAGACGAAAAACTTGCAGAAGCTGAAAAAGCGATTGCCGATGGAGCAGATGAGCTGGATTTTGTGATCAATTACAATGCTTATTTAAAAGGAGATTTGGATCTTGTGAAAGATGAGTTCGTAAAATGCACTCAGCTTTGTCTGGAACACCATAAAGCAGCAAAATGGATAATCGAAATTGCAGCTTTAACCGATAAACAGATCGCAGATCTTACCAGAAATATTTCCATTTGGGCAGAAGAGCGTTTTTCTGAAAATGATTGGTCTAAAATTTTCGTAAAGTCTTCAACAGGTTTTTATGAAACCCAAGACGGAAAACCAAATGGTGCAACATTTGAAGGGATAAAAATAATGCTGGAAAATGCCGGAAAATTACCTGTAAAAGCAGCCGGTGGTGTAAGAACTCCGCAAGATGCCGAAAAAATGATCAGCATGGGAGTACAAAGAATCGGAACTTCCTCTGCATTGGCTTTAATTAAAAACCATTCTGTTTCGGAAGGATATTAA
- a CDS encoding Lrp/AsnC ligand binding domain-containing protein, with protein sequence MKNSDNTSYQLDSIDKEIIYMLMDNSKTSLAHISKGVGISTTAVHQRIKKLEQAGVIENSISFLNPKKIGYKVISYIGVFLDKPSHYPDMVKALKEINEVVEAHYTTGNYTIFLKVLCKDNDHLMQILSKLQKLKGVTRTETFISLEQGIYRQLKV encoded by the coding sequence ATGAAAAATTCAGACAACACAAGCTATCAATTGGATTCAATTGACAAGGAAATTATTTACATGCTGATGGATAATTCCAAAACATCACTTGCTCATATTTCCAAAGGAGTGGGGATTTCCACAACTGCGGTTCACCAGAGAATTAAAAAACTCGAGCAGGCAGGAGTAATTGAAAATTCAATTTCTTTTCTTAATCCTAAAAAAATAGGATATAAAGTTATTTCGTACATAGGTGTATTCCTCGATAAACCCAGCCATTATCCTGACATGGTTAAAGCTTTAAAGGAAATCAATGAAGTAGTGGAAGCTCACTATACCACAGGGAATTACACCATATTCCTGAAAGTCCTCTGTAAAGATAACGACCACCTGATGCAGATTTTAAGTAAACTTCAGAAACTGAAAGGGGTTACAAGAACGGAAACTTTCATATCTTTGGAGCAGGGTATTTACAGACAACTGAAAGTATAA
- a CDS encoding endonuclease/exonuclease/phosphatase family protein — protein sequence MELFSFYNVENLFLPDPEPRHKLDPTISGLRNWNERKYKNKLYKIAHVFQLIKDENGTLPFIIGLSEVSGKQVLEDLIQMQPFNSEYGIVHYNSRDERKVDVAMLYDKNKVEIIDSEAITFFFENETQNIENYDTTRDVLYSVLKYKEEIINVFIAHLPSKREKDINRPKRIFILNEIQRRILDLINADENVILCGDFNENPDDENLVKILYDNSYEKVLENPFQQLFSTGNYSTFHYKSGLLFDQIILSESFFKEDRMLSFQNAGIFKPVKISCRDKNFEGRPFRTYAGTRYLGGYSDHFPVYVTLGKV from the coding sequence ATGGAACTTTTTAGTTTTTATAATGTTGAAAATTTATTCCTGCCAGATCCGGAACCAAGGCATAAGCTTGATCCTACAATTTCAGGATTACGGAACTGGAATGAAAGAAAATATAAAAACAAACTCTATAAAATCGCACACGTTTTTCAGCTGATAAAGGATGAAAATGGTACGCTTCCCTTTATTATAGGTCTTTCAGAAGTTTCCGGAAAGCAGGTACTGGAAGATCTCATACAGATGCAGCCGTTCAATTCAGAATATGGTATTGTACATTACAATTCCAGGGATGAAAGAAAAGTTGATGTAGCCATGCTGTATGATAAAAATAAAGTTGAAATAATAGACTCTGAAGCTATTACCTTCTTCTTTGAAAACGAAACCCAAAACATAGAAAACTACGATACAACAAGAGACGTGCTCTATTCAGTATTGAAGTATAAAGAAGAGATTATCAATGTCTTTATCGCCCATCTTCCCTCTAAACGCGAAAAAGATATTAACAGGCCCAAAAGGATTTTTATACTTAATGAAATCCAAAGAAGGATTCTGGATCTCATAAATGCTGATGAAAATGTAATTCTGTGCGGAGATTTCAACGAAAACCCAGATGATGAAAATTTAGTAAAAATTCTCTATGACAATTCCTACGAAAAGGTTTTGGAAAATCCTTTTCAGCAGTTGTTTTCTACAGGAAATTACTCTACTTTTCATTACAAATCCGGGCTGTTATTTGATCAGATCATATTGTCTGAATCTTTTTTTAAAGAAGATCGTATGCTTTCTTTTCAAAATGCAGGAATTTTTAAACCCGTAAAAATCAGCTGCCGGGACAAAAATTTTGAGGGAAGGCCGTTCCGCACTTATGCCGGAACAAGGTATCTCGGCGGTTACAGCGACCATTTTCCGGTCTATGTAACGCTTGGTAAAGTATAA
- the trmD gene encoding tRNA (guanosine(37)-N1)-methyltransferase TrmD, which produces MRIDIISVLPELMESPFKTSILKRAMDKGLVEVHFHHLRDWAINKHRQIDDEPYGGGAGMVMMVEPLDKCISALKEQREYDEVIYLTPDGVTLNQKIANTLSIKQNLIFLCGHYKGIDQRVRDLHITKEISIGDYVLTGGELAACVLADSVIRLLPGVLNDEQSALTDSFQDDLLSPPIYTRPEVYKGLEVPKILLSGNFAKIEEWRHDEAVRITQEKRPDLL; this is translated from the coding sequence ATGAGAATTGATATCATAAGTGTGCTTCCGGAACTGATGGAAAGCCCTTTTAAAACATCTATTTTAAAAAGAGCCATGGATAAAGGACTGGTGGAAGTGCATTTTCATCACCTGAGAGACTGGGCGATTAATAAACACCGACAGATTGATGATGAGCCTTACGGCGGCGGAGCAGGAATGGTAATGATGGTAGAACCGCTGGATAAATGTATTTCCGCATTAAAAGAACAGAGGGAATATGATGAAGTTATTTATCTTACACCAGATGGGGTCACCTTAAACCAGAAAATAGCCAATACACTTTCTATTAAACAGAATCTTATCTTCTTATGTGGTCATTATAAAGGAATTGATCAGCGTGTAAGAGATCTTCATATTACAAAAGAAATTTCCATCGGAGATTATGTACTCACCGGTGGCGAGCTGGCAGCCTGTGTTCTTGCAGATTCTGTAATCCGTCTGCTTCCCGGCGTTTTAAATGATGAGCAAAGTGCTTTAACAGACAGTTTTCAGGATGATCTGCTTTCTCCTCCTATTTATACAAGACCTGAAGTTTATAAAGGTTTGGAAGTTCCAAAAATTCTCCTGAGCGGCAATTTTGCAAAAATCGAAGAATGGCGTCATGATGAAGCGGTAAGAATTACTCAAGAAAAACGCCCCGATTTACTTTAA
- a CDS encoding NAD(P)/FAD-dependent oxidoreductase, with amino-acid sequence METREKIIIIGGGFAGLQLAKTLNNKNKKVLVVDRVNHHMFQPLFYQVACGRIEPSNISFPFRKIFQRSRNTQFRLTEVKEIDTANNKVITEEAEFSYDKLIIATGCKTNFFGNKDLESKAFGMKNTQEAISIRNHVLMTFEKLILEKSRSDDGNWNIVIVGSGPTGVELAGAFAEMKKEILPRDYPYMNFAHLEIILVSSTEKPLAVMSAEAQNKSEEYLKDLGVTFLSQEYVTDYDGDKVYMKSGKTIPSNNVIWAAGVTGNVVDGFPQEKLIKNRYITDRYNKIKGYDNIFAIGDIAYMETPKYPQGHPQVANVAITQAKNLGKNLLRKNTADWKEYEYEDKGSLATIGKHRAVVDLPFVKFQGFLAWFFWMFLHLMLILSVRNKLAVFFNWMWSYFNKDSSLRLIISPNKKNETLQ; translated from the coding sequence ATGGAAACACGCGAAAAGATCATCATTATAGGAGGAGGTTTTGCGGGGCTGCAACTTGCGAAAACATTAAATAACAAAAACAAAAAAGTACTTGTTGTAGACCGGGTAAACCATCATATGTTTCAGCCTCTTTTCTATCAGGTAGCGTGCGGAAGAATTGAGCCATCCAATATTTCTTTTCCGTTCAGGAAAATTTTTCAACGTTCCAGGAATACACAGTTCCGGCTTACGGAAGTTAAAGAAATTGATACTGCCAACAATAAAGTAATCACAGAGGAAGCGGAATTCAGCTATGATAAACTCATAATTGCCACAGGTTGTAAAACCAATTTTTTCGGGAATAAAGATTTGGAAAGTAAAGCTTTCGGAATGAAAAATACACAGGAGGCCATCAGCATCAGAAATCATGTTTTGATGACATTTGAAAAACTGATCCTGGAAAAAAGCCGCAGTGATGATGGAAACTGGAATATTGTCATTGTAGGAAGCGGTCCCACCGGTGTGGAACTGGCAGGTGCTTTTGCCGAAATGAAAAAAGAAATTCTTCCTAGAGATTATCCGTATATGAACTTTGCCCATCTTGAGATTATTCTCGTAAGTTCTACGGAAAAACCACTTGCAGTGATGAGTGCTGAAGCACAGAATAAGTCTGAAGAATATTTAAAAGATCTCGGCGTAACATTTTTAAGTCAGGAATATGTTACCGATTATGATGGTGATAAAGTGTATATGAAAAGTGGAAAAACAATCCCTTCCAATAATGTAATCTGGGCAGCCGGCGTTACAGGGAATGTTGTTGATGGCTTTCCTCAGGAAAAGCTCATTAAAAACCGATATATTACAGACCGATACAATAAAATAAAAGGCTACGACAACATCTTTGCCATTGGAGATATTGCGTATATGGAAACTCCGAAATATCCTCAGGGGCATCCTCAGGTGGCAAATGTAGCAATTACCCAGGCGAAAAATTTAGGTAAAAATCTTCTCAGAAAAAATACTGCCGACTGGAAAGAATACGAATATGAAGATAAGGGTTCTCTGGCTACCATCGGGAAACACAGAGCAGTTGTAGATTTGCCCTTTGTCAAATTTCAGGGATTTCTGGCGTGGTTTTTCTGGATGTTCTTACATTTAATGTTAATTTTGAGCGTCAGAAATAAGCTTGCCGTATTCTTCAACTGGATGTGGAGTTATTTTAACAAAGATTCTTCCTTACGATTAATAATTTCGCCGAATAAGAAAAACGAAACTTTACAATGA